The Lewinella sp. 4G2 nucleotide sequence GCAAGGTGAAACTGGTGCTCAAGGTCCTGCTGGTAATGACGGTGCAGACGGCGCTGACGGTGCTACTGGCGCTCAAGGTCCTCAAGGCGAACAGGGCATCCAAGGTATAGCTGGCCCGCAAGGTGAAACTGGTGCTCAAGGTCCTGCTGGTAATGACGGTGCTGATGGTGCTGACGGCGCTACTGGCGCTCAAGGTCCTCAGGGCGAACAGGGCATCCAAGGTGTAGCTGGCCCCCAAGGTGAAACTGGTGCTCAAGGTCCTGCTGGTAATGACGGCGCTGATGGCGCTACTGGTGCTCAAGGTCCCCAAGGCGAACAGGGCATCCAAGGTATAGCTGGCCCGCAAGGTGAAACTGGTGCTCAAGGTCCTGCTGGTAATGACGGTGCTGATGGTGCTGACGGCGCTACTGGCGCTCAAGGTCCTCAGGGCGAACAGGGTATCCAAGGTATAGCTGGACCACAAGGTGAAACCGGTGCTCAAGGTCCCCAAGGCGAACAAGGTATCCAAGGTATAGCTGGACCGCAAGGTGAAACTGGAGCTCAAGGTCCTGCTGGTAATGACGGTGCTGATGGTGCTCAAGGTCCCGCTGGTACCGACGGCGCTGATGGCGCTACTGGTGCTCAAGGTCCCCAAGGCGAACAGGGTATCCAAGGTATAGCTGGCCCCCAAGGTGAAACTGGCGCTCAAGGTCCTGCTGGTAATGACGGCGCTGATGGCGCTACTGGCGCTCAAGGTCCTCAAGGCGAACAGGGCATCCAAGGTATAGCTGGCCCCCAAGGTGAAACTGGTGCTCAAGGTCCTGCTGGTGCTGACGGCGCTGATGGCGCTACTGGTGCTCAAGGTCCTCAGGGCGAACAGGGCATCCAAGGTATAGCTGGACCACAAGGTGAAACTGGTGCTCAAGGTCCTGCTGGTACTGACGGTGCTGATGGCGCTGACGGTGCTACTGGTGCTCAAGGTCCTGCTGGTAATGACGGTGCTGATGGTGCTGACGGCGCTACTGGCGCTCAAGGTCCTCAGGGCGAACAGGGTATCCAGGGTATAGCTGGACCACAAGGTGAAACCGGTGCTCAAGGTCCTGCTGGTAATGACGGCGCTGATGGTGCTACTGGCGCTCAAGGTCCCGCTGGTAATGACGGCGCTGATGGCGCTACTGGTGCTCAAGGTCCCCAAGGCGAACAGGGTATCCAAGGTATAGCTGGCCCCCAAGGTGAAACTGGCGCTCAAGGTCCTGCTGGTAATAACGGCGCTGACGGCGCTGATGGCGCTACTGGTGCTCAAGGTCCCCAGGGCGAACAGGGCATCCAAGGTATAGCTGGACCGCAAGGTGAAGCTGGTGCTCAAGGTCCCCAAGGCGAACAGGGTATCCAAGGTGTAGCTGGCCCCCAAGGTGAAACTGGTGCTCAGGGTCCTGCTGGTAATGACGGCGCTGACGGTGCTGATGGCGCTACTGGTGCTCAAGGTCCTCAGGGCGAACAGGGTATCCAAGGTATAGCTGGACCACAAGGTGAAACTGGCGCTCAAGGTCCTGCTGGTAATGACGGCGCTGACGGTGCTGATGGCGCTACTGGCGCTCAAGGTCCTCAGGGCGAACAGGGTATCCAAGGTATAGCTGGCCCCCAAGGTGAAACTGGTGCTCAAGGTCCTGCTGGTAATGACGGTAATGATGGCGCTACTGGTGCTCAAGGTCCTCAGGGCGAACAGGGCATCCAAGGTGTAGCTGGACCCCAAGGTGAAACTGGTGCTCAGGGTCCTGCTGGCAATGATGGTGCTGACGGCGCTGACGGCGCTCAAGGGCCTCAGGGCGAACAGGGCATCCAAGGTATAGCTGGACCACAAGGTGAAACCGGTGCTCAAGGTCCTGCTGGTAATGACGGTGCAGACGGTACAGACGGCGCTGACGGTGCTACTGGCGCTCAAGGTCCTCAGGGCGAACAGGGCATCCAAGGTATAGCTGGACCGCAAGGTGAAACTGGCGCTCAAGGTCCCGCTGGTAATGACGGTGCTGACGGCGCTGATGGTGCTCAAGGTCCTCAGGGCGAACAGGGTATCCAAGGTGTAGCTGGACCACAAGGTGAAACCGGTGCTCAAGGTCCTGCTGGTAATGACGGCGCTGATGGCGCTACTGGCGCTCAAGGTCCTCAAGGCGAACAGGGTATCCAAGGTATAGCTGGCCCCCAAGGTGAAACTGGTGCTCAAGGTCCTGCTGGTAATGACGGTGCTGATGGCGCTGACGGCGCTACTGGTGCTCAAGGTCCTCAGGGCGAACAGGGTATCCAAGGTATAGCTGGACCGCAAGGTGAAACTGGAGCTCAAGGTCCTGCTGGTACTGACGGCGCTGATGGTGCTACTGGCGCTCAAGGTCCTCAAGGCGAACAGGGTATCCAAGGTATAGCTGGCCCCCAAGGTGAAACTGGTGCTCAGGGTCCTGCTGGTAATGACGGCGCTGATGGCGCTACTGGCGCTCAAGGTCCTCAGGGCGAACAGGGTATCCAAGGTATAGCTGGACCACAGGGTGAAACTGGCGCTCAAGGTCCTGCTGGTAATGACGGTGCAGACGGCGCTGATGGCGCTACTGGTGCTCAAGGTCCTCAGGGCGAACAGGGCATCCAAGGTATAGCTGGCCCTCAAGGTGAAACTGGTGCTCAAGGTTCTGCTGGTAATGACGGCGCTGATGGCGCTCAAGGTCCCCAAGGCGAACAGGGTATCCAAGGTATAGCTGGCCCGCAAGGTGAAACTGGTGCTCAAGGTCCTGCTGGTAATGACGGCGCTACTGGTGCTCAAGGTCCTCAGGGCGAACAGGGTATCCAAGGTGTAGCTGGCCCCCAAGGTGAAACTGGCGCTCAAGGTCCCGCTGGTACTGACGGCGCTACTGGCGCTCAAGGTCCCGCTGGAAATGACGGCGCTGATGGTGCCGACGGTATGACCGGCCCCAAAGGCGAAAGAGGCGCAACCGGGCCTAAAGGCGACCAGGGTGACCAAGGCGAAACCGGCATGACTGGCGCCCAAGGCGAACAAGGCATGCAAGGCATAGCCGGTCCCCAAGGCCCAGCTGGCCCCGCAGGCCAAGACGGCCTCAACGGCGAAACCGGTGCCCGTGGCCCACAGGGAATCCAGGGAGTTCAGGGTAACGAAGGTATCCGTGGCCCCGAAGGCCCACGTGGCCCCACGGGTTCACAGGGCGTCCAGGGTGTACAGGGCGAAGCTGGTCCTGCGGGCCCGGTAGGTCCTCGTGGCCCATCCGGAGTAGCCAAAGGAGCGGCGAAGTACAATGCCGCGACCAGCTCCGAAGTCTATGATGCAGGCAATAATATCATCTTCGGAACCATGGAAGCATCCGGTACGACCGACGAAACCTCCCTCACCGTGAGTATGGCGGGCATGATGCTTACCGCCTCGAATAGTGTGATTCAGGTCAACCCCAATGCGCGCGGCGTTTTCTATGAAGTGACCTACAGCGGCGGTGCTGCGGTAATCAGCTTCTACAACTCTGCGGGTGCTACCGTTGATCTCGATGTCCTCAGTAACGTATCCGTTTCGGCTTTCTAAGCTAACGACTACCGGAGTCCACTTCGATAAGGTGGAAATGACAAGAATCCGCATCACGTGCTCGTGGTGCGGATTCTTTCGTTTTAGCTGGTGAGCTGGTAACAGGTATAACACCACCCCTACATCAACGCCGGCCGTTGCGTAATCTCATGGTAACAAACCCGCTCCACGTCAAAGTAGTGCAGCACCATGCTCTTGCGCGTCAATTCCTTATTCAAATGGGGCTCTCCACCGTGAAGGAGGTTGGCGTGCCAGATGAAGAGATCGCCCTTTTTAGCGAGGAAGGTCTTGCGCTCGTAATCGGTGGCCGCCACCTTTTCAGCGATCATCTTTTCGTAGTCACCGTACAACTTTTCGCCGGTCCGCCACCAATCGCCTTCGTTGTCGTATTCGGGGTTGAGGTAGTACGGCATTTTGTGGCTGCCGGGGTAGTAGTGGAGGGGGCCCTGGTCCGGACCAATATCCTCCAGCGCCAGCCACACGCCGAGTAATCCGCCGAGGGGGAAGGTCGTCATGTGGATACTGTCCGAATGCGTTTTCTGTTGGCTTCCCTGCGTGAAGTTGATGCTCTGAAAAAGCCGCGCGCGGCCTTGGAGGAGCGCACTCAGGAATTCCGTCAGCCGTTCGTTGGTCCACAAGTCCCGCAGCCGGTCGCTGTGGCGGATGGCGAACATTAGTTTGCTGTTGTACTGGTACGTCAGCGTGCCGTCCTTGACCATCCGGTCGATCTCCTCATTGATCCGGTCCGCCACCTCGGCGTCGATAAAGTTGGGCAGGACGCAATAGCCCACCTCCTCAAAAGCATCCACCGAAGCCCGATCCGCTGCGGGAAGGGAGCGGTACAGTTCAGTTTCCGTTACCCGGATGGCCGGTTTCCCCTCCTTCAGCTTAGCCGGGTCCTTCCCCTCAAAGTCCTTGCTGGATACGGGGGAGAAGTAGGTTTTCTCCAGCCCCAGTTTGTCGTAGGCCGCCACGTTGTGATCGAGCCGTTTCCGGTTGAACAGGTTGTACAGGCTGTAGGCGATCTTGAGTCGGCGGAGCATGAAAGGTGGTTGAGAGTTGTAAGGTAGGGGTTTGTGGTAAAGTCTGTAGTCTATAGTCTATAGTGCGCCGCCCCTAAGACTGCAGACTACAGACTACAGACTACAGACTAATCGCCAATCCTCCATCAAGTACCCATTCCCAATATCCGTATCGAAGCGATCCAGTTTCACGAAGCCGAGATGCTCGTACAGGCCGATGGCTTTATTCTGGTAATTCACGTCCAGCCGCAGTTTTTTCTGGCCTTCGTTTTTGGCAATTCGCTTAACGGTATCGATGAGCGCGCGCCCGTACCCTTTCCCGTGCCGGTCCGGCAGCACGTAGAGTTTGTGGAGTTTGGCCGTGGCCGGTAAATAATTTAATTGGTAACTAACGTAACCTACGGCGCTGAATTTATTTGATTTCCCTTTTGCGTAGCCATTTTCAACGGCGTGTGCGGTGTTCTCCAGTATCAAATAAAATACGTGGCCCTCCGCCACCTGTCGTTCAATGGCGGCGTAGCTGTACATCCGCTCCAGCATATATTCAATTTGCTCGGGGGAGAGAATATCCCCAAACGTATCTGGCCAGGTAGCGTGGGCGATCCGTTGAATTACCGCATAGTCGGACGGTGTGGCGGGTATGATTTTAAAGGGGTGAGGCATACGCTAAATAATTACTTAATTTATTTTGGAGGATACAAATCACCCCACCCGCTCGTGCAACTCCGCCCCGTTATTCCTTACGTTCCCCACCATCGCCGAAACGGGGTACGCCGTCAGTGTCCCGTCCGGCGGCGTCCGTAGTAGGTCTTTTACTCCCGCTAGTGAAGTCGAATCGTCCAGCCACGCATTTTGGAGGTCCGTTTGTTGGAGGAGCATGGGCATCCGGTCGTGCAAGGGTTCCATTTCCGCGTTGGGGGCGCCGGTGATGATGGAGTAGGTATGGACGGCCTCCGCGTCGGGGTCATTCTTGTCCTTCCAGGTTTCCCAGATACCGGCCATTACGAGTAGGCTACCGTCGGCCGGGAAGATGCGGTGGGGGTATTTCTTGCCGTCTTTACGTTGCCATTCGTAGAAGGAATCCGCCACCACCAGGCACCGCCGTTCGCGGATGGCCTTGCGGAAACTCGGCTTATCCTCGATCCCCTCGCGCCGCGCGTTGATCATCCGCGCCCCAATTTTTAGGTCCTTGGCCCAGAACGGCACGAGTCCCCAGCGAAATAAATTTAATCGGTCCGGGTCCGCATTCGTAATTACGGGGTTCCGCTGCGTCGGGGCCACGTTGTAGTTCTTCACCAGCGCATTTGTAGGCGTAAAGAGGTCGCGGGTAAATTGCTCCCGCAGCTTCGCTTCGTCGATGACAACACTGTAGCGTCCACACATAATTGGTGCTTTGGTGATTTGGTAACCGAAATATCCCCACTCCCGTTCGATGGTGGCCACCAAAGCACCAAGATACCAAAGCACCAAAACCGCTACCCCATCCACCCCAAAAGCGCTTCTACCAAATCTTCGTGTTCCCCCTCAACCACTTCCGCTTCCTCCCGAAGGTAATCCACTTCATCTATCGGCGCTGCCGCAGGTGCGGGGTTATGGACAGAAGCTGCGCCTGCCACATCAACCCTTTCCCCGGCACCCGCGACAGCGCCCTGATTATCGGACTGGGCTAAGCGGAGTAGACGCTGGCGGTCGAAGACGCTAAAGTCAGCAAAAGTGCGGCGGAGGAGGGGGAGAATGGCCTCGAAATCTTCCCACGCAAGACCGGCCACCCACCCATCGACAAGCGCCCAGAGCGGCGGATAATGAAAGAGTAATTGGCCACTACCGTGCAAAAACCCGCTGAGCCACTGGGCCACGTAATGAGCGGAATTGGCCGCCGAAAGGGCCCGCGAAAAGCGCTTGGCCGCCGCGGCGTCGTCGAACAAACCACGGTCGTAAAGGAGGCGCACGCAGTGGCCCTCGATGAGGGGATGAATGCCCCCGGCGGCAACGGCCCGGCGCAGGCCGCCCTCCCAAACGTCGTCGTGCAACTCATTTTCGAGCTGGGCGATGGCGTAGTTGGCCGCCGCCAAATGGCCGAGTAAATCGGTGGCCTGGTCGTCGTCAATGTTGGTCGCCGCGGCGGGCAAACCAGCGACGAGGCGCGGTAATAATTCGTCGATGACCTGCAACAGCGCCGTCGTATCCGTCTTGCGGGAATCCCCGTAACGGCTGGTCTGCACGAGCGTGGGGATGGCCGCGAGCAGCGCCGCCACGTCGGTCGTTTCGGCGGCCCGCTGGCGCAGGAGATCCATGAGGGTGGGGACGACGTCCGGCAAGTCCGCCCGCAAACAATCGAGGGTAAGTTGGGCGAGGGGGAGGACGGTCGTCAGCTCCTGCGCCCTTTCCTCACTGTACTTGGCCGCGGCGCTGGCGACGGTATTGCCGTAACTCGCCCGCTCGATGAGGTAGAGTGAAAACTCGGGCTTCCACTCCAGTAACCAGATCTCCTTGAAGCTGCTGATGGTGTCCGGGCCGAGTGGCTGTAAGCTCCCCCAATGGATGCCGAGCAGGTTGAGGCGGTGGAGAAGGTGGCTCTTCCGCAGGTCATTGGAAGCGCGCAGATCGATGCCGCCCCGCGGGTTGGTCTTGGTGGCCTTGAGGTATAACTGGCCCGCAGTTTCCCAGAGCTTGGCCATCCGGGTGCTCTTGATCTCCTTATTGAAGTTCTCGACGAGCGGGACGGACGTGACCCCCGGCGGGACGAACCCGACCGTCGTACCAATCGTCAGTTTTTCGTGAATGATTGCCAGCCGTTCTGGGCGGCCCGCGGCGAGGGTGCCGAGGAGGGCTTGCTCCAATTCCTGGATGCCGGGGGCTTCGTGATCGCGTAAATTGGCCAGGGCGCCGGCGAGGGCGACGGCCTCCGTAGCCATGGCCGGGCTGGCGTCGTAACCTTCTTCGCGGAGGAGTTTGCCGGCCGTGGCCATCCATCTTGCCGTGGCGTTTTCGGGGAAGTCGTGGAGTAATTTGTACCAGGATGGGCTCAGTACCCCGGCCCCGTACCCACCCGACCGGGCCAGGCGGGGGTAGGACCAAGGCACCCACGCCGTCGCCACCTTGACGCGGGGCAGACCCTTGAGCCGCGCCTTATCCGTGGAGGCTTTGTACCGGCCGATGTCGTTCACCGCCGGCCCGTGGAAGGCCCCGACGATGATGGCGATCCGCTCCGCCCCGGATTTCATGGCCTTGCGGATCTCGGTGCGCATAAAGGCCTCCCGCCGCTCGTTTTCCGCATCGGATGCCGAAGGAAAGGCTTCCCGGAGTTCACCGATCATTTCCAAGAGGGCGGTAAAGGTGGCTTCCGGATTGTCCGTGCCGCGCTCCAGCGTAGCATCCCACCAGGATTCAGAATCTTCGTAACCGGCCAGTTCCGCCATCAGCGAAAGTGGGTCGCGGCGCAGTTGGCGGTTGAGTTGTTTGCGCGTCTTCCCCGGTAGCAGGGAGGGCGTTTCCGGCGGGGGCTCCTCCGTTTGGAAAAGGGTGGGCGGCACGTGGGCGGCCGTTTCGGCGAGGTAGTTCTTGGCGGGCAGGTCGATGGGCGTCACCGTCACCCCGTGCTCCACCGCCCAGTCGATGGCCTGGTACTCGGGGCTGAAACTGGCGAAGGGGTAGAAGCTGGCCCGCTCAATGTCCTTAGCGTCGTAGAGCACCATGGCGACGGGTGGCCGCAGGTCCTTGGCCACGACGTCCGTCAGGTTCACCGCGTCGGCCGGCCATTCGAGGAGAATGAGGTCGGGGGCGTAGGCGTCCAGCGCGGCGCGGAGGCGGCGGGCGGAGTTGGGGCCGTGGTGGCGGATGGCATAGATGCGATTCTCGATTCTCGATTCTCGATTGGCGAGGACTGATTGTGCTGCCGCACGGCTCTGTCGTGCTTTGCACTCCCTCGGGTTTTAACTGGACGTGGAGTTGTGGTAAATATCGGGAGAAGAAGATCTAAATGATTCTCGAATCTCGATTTGTTGCGCAGTACTTCATGCTCTCGATCGGCGAGGACTGATGAACTACGTTGCTGCTTCGCGGCTGCCGCACGGCTCTGTCGTGCTTTGCACTCCCTCGGGTTTTAACTAGACGTGGAGTTGTGGTAAATATCGCTCGGGAGGTGCTATGCTCTTCTATCTGCTAAACCTCTACCTGCATTTAACTTTTTGTCGAGCGATCGGACGGTGGCTACAAAAATGCTGATGAGTTCGTTATTTTCAACGATGAGGTCTTTAAGCCTGTGGTCGGATAAATATTTAGCCCCGAGGATGATCTTAAGATTTATGTAGGTCTCCCGTAACTCCTTTAGCGCAATACTGCTTTTGTGCCGAAAATCTTTATCCGATTGAGCTCCGCGGGCTTCCCCATAAAGCAAAGCTGGAGCACTTCCTGATCGCACAATCTGCTTGCTAAAGTGCTGGCCGCTGAATGTTTTTGGCAAGTTGTCTGCCACTTTAATAATACGAATAGCGAACGCAATCAGTCTGTCTTCTAAAATCTGGGCTTTTTGGTTGGATGTCATGTCTGCTGTTTATCCAAAGCTACGGAAAAGCAGCAAATGAAACAAATAGTGTTTAATGTATTTCGAATGCAACACAAGCAACACCTTCTTGAGCACGCAGTGCGAAAAAGCCGTGCGGTAGCCACTCAGTCCTCATTTATCGAGAATCGAGTATCGAGAATCAAAATTTGAGAATCAAAATTTGAGAATCACATATTTTTGGTGGCCTCATCCAAAACCGCCCGATTCCCCGTCCCCCAACGAACATCCTGTTCCCAGCCGCTAATACGCCACCCGTCATCCGTACGCATCAGGGTATGCCGGTAAGTACCTTTTTGTACGAAAGTTGGCGATCCATCGGGGTTGGCCAGGTAGTGACTGGCCTGGAAGTGGCTGACGGCTACCGCCTCGTCGTTATTTAAATTGATATAGTCAACAACGACTTCGTGGTGGGTGCTATCGTAGGGCTCGAAACTGGCGGCGGCCACTTTCTTCCAAGCTGCGATGGGCACGGGAGCGGGTGGGCTGGGGGCCGTCCGTGGGTCCATGTTTACGGATACCATTGTAGTGAAGAGATCGGCGAAGGCATCCCAATCCCGGAAATCAATACCGCAGGCAAAGCGGCCCACCAGGCTTTGGATGGCCGCGCGGTCACGCAGTTGCTGGAGGGTGGCGTGGTTCCAATCGCAAACGCCGTCAGTAGGTAGCGCTTCCGCTGGCTTTTCGGGTTTATCGGGGGAGGATTTCTTTTTGGAGGTAAACAGGCCCATGGTGCGGAATTTTTACCACATCAAGGCTAAATCAGAGGCCATGTTCGTCCACGCAAAAGAATTTAAAACATAACAGGTTGCTTACGGCTTGCGGATTGATTTGATATGGCAGCATTTTGCGAAGTCAGTTACGTATAAACCAAAAAAGAGGACCCTCATTAATGAAGATCCTCTCTCTAGGTTTTAAAACTTAGTGCTTTGATTACTGTCGTTCCCAAATGGATTCAGAAAAGGATCTCGTCTCAGTCGTAACCTCACCTGAAGTAATCTCCGATTCATCATCTTGGGTGAATTTCAATGTGTTACCGTTAATTTCAAAAGGCACAACTTGTGGCCCGCCAACGCCGGAAATCTGCATGCCTTGAAATTCCAAAGTGAAGAAGCTGCCATCCACACTGATTAGGTTTCCGTCCACGGTGTAGGTTCCCGTGTTATTTACCGAGGTGTAATCGTTAGGCGTAGAGGCTTGGCGAACCCCATCAACCGTAGACGTAATGGTAACGGAATAAGAACCCGTAGCCGTCCAGGTGCCATTATCTGTAAAAGTGACTTGATAATCGCTAGCGGTTGCCGTGCCACTAGTCACGGATTCACTATTAAATAGTGGGCTTGTCGTGGAGGATTCCACATCGAATTCAAAGGTTTGTAAGTCCC carries:
- a CDS encoding phytanoyl-CoA dioxygenase family protein, encoding MLRRLKIAYSLYNLFNRKRLDHNVAAYDKLGLEKTYFSPVSSKDFEGKDPAKLKEGKPAIRVTETELYRSLPAADRASVDAFEEVGYCVLPNFIDAEVADRINEEIDRMVKDGTLTYQYNSKLMFAIRHSDRLRDLWTNERLTEFLSALLQGRARLFQSINFTQGSQQKTHSDSIHMTTFPLGGLLGVWLALEDIGPDQGPLHYYPGSHKMPYYLNPEYDNEGDWWRTGEKLYGDYEKMIAEKVAATDYERKTFLAKKGDLFIWHANLLHGGEPHLNKELTRKSMVLHYFDVERVCYHEITQRPALM
- a CDS encoding nuclear transport factor 2 family protein; the encoded protein is MGLFTSKKKSSPDKPEKPAEALPTDGVCDWNHATLQQLRDRAAIQSLVGRFACGIDFRDWDAFADLFTTMVSVNMDPRTAPSPPAPVPIAAWKKVAAASFEPYDSTHHEVVVDYINLNNDEAVAVSHFQASHYLANPDGSPTFVQKGTYRHTLMRTDDGWRISGWEQDVRWGTGNRAVLDEATKNM
- a CDS encoding collagen-like protein, producing MTGAQGEQGMQGIAGPQGPAGPAGQDGLNGETGARGPQGIQGVQGNEGIRGPEGPRGPTGSQGVQGVQGEAGPAGPVGPRGPSGVAKGAAKYNAATSSEVYDAGNNIIFGTMEASGTTDETSLTVSMAGMMLTASNSVIQVNPNARGVFYEVTYSGGAAVISFYNSAGATVDLDVLSNVSVSAF
- a CDS encoding SOS response-associated peptidase encodes the protein MATIEREWGYFGYQITKAPIMCGRYSVVIDEAKLREQFTRDLFTPTNALVKNYNVAPTQRNPVITNADPDRLNLFRWGLVPFWAKDLKIGARMINARREGIEDKPSFRKAIRERRCLVVADSFYEWQRKDGKKYPHRIFPADGSLLVMAGIWETWKDKNDPDAEAVHTYSIITGAPNAEMEPLHDRMPMLLQQTDLQNAWLDDSTSLAGVKDLLRTPPDGTLTAYPVSAMVGNVRNNGAELHERVG
- a CDS encoding four helix bundle protein translates to MTSNQKAQILEDRLIAFAIRIIKVADNLPKTFSGQHFSKQIVRSGSAPALLYGEARGAQSDKDFRHKSSIALKELRETYINLKIILGAKYLSDHRLKDLIVENNELISIFVATVRSLDKKLNAGRGLADRRA
- a CDS encoding GNAT family N-acetyltransferase produces the protein MPHPFKIIPATPSDYAVIQRIAHATWPDTFGDILSPEQIEYMLERMYSYAAIERQVAEGHVFYLILENTAHAVENGYAKGKSNKFSAVGYVSYQLNYLPATAKLHKLYVLPDRHGKGYGRALIDTVKRIAKNEGQKKLRLDVNYQNKAIGLYEHLGFVKLDRFDTDIGNGYLMEDWRLVCSL
- a CDS encoding DUF5682 family protein, producing MENRIYAIRHHGPNSARRLRAALDAYAPDLILLEWPADAVNLTDVVAKDLRPPVAMVLYDAKDIERASFYPFASFSPEYQAIDWAVEHGVTVTPIDLPAKNYLAETAAHVPPTLFQTEEPPPETPSLLPGKTRKQLNRQLRRDPLSLMAELAGYEDSESWWDATLERGTDNPEATFTALLEMIGELREAFPSASDAENERREAFMRTEIRKAMKSGAERIAIIVGAFHGPAVNDIGRYKASTDKARLKGLPRVKVATAWVPWSYPRLARSGGYGAGVLSPSWYKLLHDFPENATARWMATAGKLLREEGYDASPAMATEAVALAGALANLRDHEAPGIQELEQALLGTLAAGRPERLAIIHEKLTIGTTVGFVPPGVTSVPLVENFNKEIKSTRMAKLWETAGQLYLKATKTNPRGGIDLRASNDLRKSHLLHRLNLLGIHWGSLQPLGPDTISSFKEIWLLEWKPEFSLYLIERASYGNTVASAAAKYSEERAQELTTVLPLAQLTLDCLRADLPDVVPTLMDLLRQRAAETTDVAALLAAIPTLVQTSRYGDSRKTDTTALLQVIDELLPRLVAGLPAAATNIDDDQATDLLGHLAAANYAIAQLENELHDDVWEGGLRRAVAAGGIHPLIEGHCVRLLYDRGLFDDAAAAKRFSRALSAANSAHYVAQWLSGFLHGSGQLLFHYPPLWALVDGWVAGLAWEDFEAILPLLRRTFADFSVFDRQRLLRLAQSDNQGAVAGAGERVDVAGAASVHNPAPAAAPIDEVDYLREEAEVVEGEHEDLVEALLGWMG